The following proteins come from a genomic window of Streptomyces sp. Sge12:
- a CDS encoding SpoIIE family protein phosphatase: protein MPEQGREPGAVPGSARRRALLPAGLSAAPDTGMDRFARLVSRTLRVPVALVSLVEEDRQILPGMIGLPEPWAERRALPLSHSLCRYVTTSGQPLVVADVRADDRLRTDPAIEDLGLVAYAGMPLTDAAGLVLGSLCAIDHAPRTWGDGELADLQDLAAACSAELCLRVLSAQSRSAQQVLETAWAAAEHARSHAELLEHEAQAGMDHAELLLRASEELAQTSGLEDVRRRLRDLFVGVGKPSYVGLLVADKDELHRVADPDIEHSVELEVLTLPVSAAFPSTRAMREGRPVFVPDREALVAEYGPEAVGFFDRMGFTTVLCLPLWGSRALLGVLAVCWAKRHEVGITERATLTAASGYVAQAVERALYLDDRVSVARQLQEAMLTDLPVTDRIEISALYEPAAAGDMIGGDWYDAYHLPPAPPGGGGPGSLMVTVGDITGHDMHAATIMGQIRSMLRQATLDHPPYSPATALTALDAACSVLPIEAGGTLVHARLDLVDGGPGWRLTWSNAGHPPPLLRTPDGRVTLLAEHDILLHGGLGPYRRTEARRDLPAGSTLLLYTDGLIERRGHDIDASIARLVDLLARHGDLPPAELLRRISERSADPAPGDDVVVLALRIA, encoded by the coding sequence ATGCCGGAACAGGGCCGGGAACCCGGAGCGGTCCCGGGCAGCGCACGGCGGCGGGCCTTGCTGCCCGCCGGTCTTTCGGCGGCCCCGGACACCGGGATGGACCGCTTCGCCCGGCTGGTTTCACGAACCCTGCGGGTGCCGGTCGCTCTCGTGTCGCTGGTCGAGGAGGACCGGCAGATCCTGCCCGGCATGATCGGTCTGCCGGAGCCCTGGGCGGAGCGCCGGGCGCTGCCGCTGTCGCATTCGCTCTGCCGGTACGTGACGACCTCCGGGCAGCCCCTGGTCGTGGCCGACGTCCGTGCCGACGACCGGCTCCGTACCGACCCGGCCATCGAGGATCTCGGGCTCGTCGCCTATGCGGGCATGCCGCTGACCGACGCCGCCGGGCTGGTCCTGGGCTCCTTGTGCGCCATCGACCACGCACCACGGACGTGGGGCGACGGCGAGCTGGCCGACCTGCAGGATCTGGCCGCGGCCTGCTCCGCCGAGCTGTGCCTGCGCGTCCTGTCGGCGCAGAGCCGCTCCGCACAGCAGGTACTGGAGACCGCGTGGGCCGCCGCCGAGCACGCCCGCAGCCACGCGGAGCTCCTGGAGCACGAGGCCCAGGCCGGCATGGACCATGCCGAGCTGCTGCTGAGAGCCTCGGAGGAGCTGGCACAGACGTCCGGGCTGGAGGACGTCCGGCGCAGGCTGCGGGACCTTTTCGTCGGCGTCGGGAAGCCCTCGTACGTCGGTCTGCTGGTCGCCGACAAGGACGAACTGCACCGGGTCGCCGACCCCGACATCGAGCACTCGGTGGAGCTGGAGGTCCTCACGCTCCCCGTGAGCGCGGCGTTCCCGAGCACGCGGGCCATGCGGGAAGGGCGGCCGGTCTTCGTTCCCGACCGTGAGGCGCTCGTCGCCGAGTACGGCCCCGAGGCGGTCGGCTTCTTCGACCGCATGGGCTTCACCACCGTGCTGTGCCTGCCGCTCTGGGGCAGCCGCGCCCTGCTGGGCGTCCTCGCGGTCTGTTGGGCCAAGCGGCACGAGGTGGGCATCACCGAGCGTGCCACGCTCACCGCCGCATCCGGTTACGTCGCGCAGGCGGTGGAACGCGCCCTGTACCTCGACGACCGCGTCTCCGTGGCCCGGCAGCTGCAGGAGGCCATGCTCACCGACCTCCCCGTCACCGACCGCATCGAGATCAGCGCCCTGTACGAACCGGCCGCGGCCGGCGACATGATCGGTGGGGACTGGTACGACGCCTACCACCTGCCGCCCGCCCCACCCGGCGGCGGCGGTCCCGGATCCCTCATGGTCACGGTGGGTGACATCACCGGGCACGACATGCACGCAGCCACGATCATGGGCCAGATCCGCAGCATGCTGCGCCAGGCCACCCTCGACCACCCGCCGTACAGCCCCGCCACGGCGCTGACCGCGCTCGACGCCGCATGCTCGGTCCTGCCCATCGAGGCCGGCGGCACGCTGGTCCACGCGCGACTCGACCTCGTCGACGGCGGTCCCGGCTGGAGGCTGACCTGGTCGAACGCCGGCCACCCGCCGCCCCTGCTCCGTACCCCCGACGGGCGGGTGACCCTCCTGGCCGAGCACGACATCCTCCTCCACGGGGGCCTCGGGCCGTACCGGCGCACCGAGGCCCGGCGCGACCTCCCCGCGGGCTCGACGCTGCTGCTCTATACCGACGGGCTCATCGAGCGCCGCGGCCACGACATCGACGCCTCGATCGCACGACTCGTGGACCTGCTCGCCCGCCACGGCGACCTCCCGCCGGCGGAACTGCTCCGGCGGATCAGCGAGCGATCGGCCGACCCCGCTCCGGGGGACGACGTCGTCGTACTGGCCCTGCGCATCGCCTGA
- a CDS encoding magnesium and cobalt transport protein CorA: MYEEQSGRSEFVECGLDDEACRLVLKRLRGLDEGEFGWVRLVDPAEGELVQLAEELGLHRLAVEDAVQARQRPKRERFGDVLAVALKTLWYVEEEAAVETGELMLFVGPRYVLTVRHGELDPAAEAARRLDADPAMLRFGPLSVLHAVLDVVVDAYSEAAETVRAALDRLEDRVFSSARVDHTEDIYSLKREVREFRDAVQPLVPVLPGLLSGPAEEELPAKVLPYFRDVADHLHRTDTEVRTLDELLNSVLDAQQARVGTWQNDDMRRISAWAAIFAVPTMVAGVYGMNFEHMPELGWSYGYPLAVGLMALASGCLYRAFRRNGWL, translated from the coding sequence GTGTACGAGGAGCAGTCCGGCCGGTCCGAATTCGTCGAGTGCGGGCTGGACGACGAAGCCTGCCGACTGGTGCTGAAGCGGTTGCGCGGACTGGACGAAGGCGAGTTCGGCTGGGTGCGACTCGTGGATCCCGCCGAGGGCGAACTCGTGCAGTTGGCCGAGGAACTGGGCCTGCACCGCCTGGCGGTCGAGGACGCGGTCCAGGCACGCCAGCGGCCGAAGCGGGAGCGCTTCGGCGACGTACTGGCCGTCGCACTGAAGACCCTCTGGTACGTCGAGGAGGAAGCGGCGGTGGAGACGGGTGAGTTGATGCTCTTCGTCGGCCCCCGCTACGTACTCACCGTCCGGCACGGCGAGCTGGATCCGGCTGCCGAGGCAGCCCGCCGACTCGACGCCGACCCGGCCATGCTGCGCTTCGGCCCCCTGTCGGTCCTGCACGCCGTGCTCGACGTCGTGGTCGACGCCTACAGCGAGGCGGCCGAGACGGTGCGCGCCGCGCTCGACCGGCTGGAGGACCGCGTCTTCTCGTCCGCTCGCGTCGACCACACCGAGGACATCTACTCCCTGAAGCGGGAGGTCCGTGAGTTCCGGGACGCCGTGCAGCCACTGGTGCCCGTCCTGCCCGGTCTGCTGAGCGGTCCGGCCGAGGAGGAACTACCGGCCAAGGTCCTGCCCTATTTCCGGGACGTGGCCGATCACCTGCACCGCACCGACACCGAGGTGCGGACGCTGGACGAACTGCTCAACTCGGTGCTCGACGCACAGCAGGCCCGCGTCGGCACCTGGCAGAACGACGACATGCGGCGGATCTCCGCCTGGGCCGCGATCTTCGCGGTCCCCACCATGGTCGCCGGTGTCTACGGGATGAACTTCGAGCACATGCCCGAGCTCGGCTGGAGCTACGGCTACCCGCTCGCCGTCGGCCTCATGGCGCTGGCATCGGGCTGCCTGTACCGCGCCTTCCGCCGCAACGGCTGGCTCTAG
- a CDS encoding PRC-barrel domain-containing protein, giving the protein MTEHVWSYQPTSGHLAGTDLTGYKVEATDGSIGKVDKHSDEVGDAYLVVDTGPWIFGKEVLLPASTVVRIDPDDQKIYVAGTKEQIKNAPEFHRDKHLGDTGYREELGTYYGTGAPFGGRPA; this is encoded by the coding sequence GTGACTGAACATGTGTGGAGCTACCAGCCGACCTCCGGCCACCTCGCCGGTACCGACCTGACCGGATACAAGGTCGAGGCGACCGACGGCAGCATCGGCAAGGTCGACAAGCACTCCGACGAGGTCGGTGACGCCTACCTGGTCGTCGACACCGGCCCCTGGATCTTCGGCAAGGAGGTCCTCCTGCCGGCCAGCACGGTCGTCAGGATCGACCCCGACGACCAGAAGATCTACGTCGCCGGCACCAAGGAACAGATCAAGAACGCACCCGAGTTCCACCGCGACAAGCACCTCGGCGACACCGGCTACCGCGAGGAACTGGGCACCTACTACGGCACCGGCGCCCCCTTCGGCGGCCGACCCGCCTGA
- a CDS encoding fatty acid desaturase family protein, whose product MNPSQTVRPPPAPAEQGSDFARLSKKIQAAGLMSRRPGYYTLRITAVTALYLAGWTAFAMIGDSWWTLLAAGFLALVFGQVALLAHDVAHRQVFRLRKPSELSGRIAGNLGIGMGYGWWQDKHTRHHANPNHEDLDPDLDPDILVWTQDQARAATGLPRILGRHQALLFFPLLTLEGFNLHVAGVRSLADPSLKNRAWEGALLLTHLAAYLGALFLVLSPVRAIVVLVVHQCLFGVYLGSIFAPNHKGMPVLRGTDRPDFLRRQVLTSRDVRGGRFTDIALGGLNYQIEHHLFPSMPSPHLRRAQAIVRSHCQELGVSYLETSLIGSYRQTLASLHDAGAPIRQRRRRAEEAQKPSSEA is encoded by the coding sequence ATGAATCCCTCGCAGACGGTGCGTCCCCCTCCCGCACCGGCGGAGCAGGGCAGCGACTTCGCCCGGCTCTCGAAGAAGATCCAGGCGGCAGGCCTCATGAGCCGGCGCCCCGGCTACTACACCCTCCGCATCACCGCCGTCACAGCCCTCTACCTCGCCGGCTGGACGGCTTTCGCCATGATCGGCGACAGCTGGTGGACGCTCCTGGCCGCCGGATTCCTCGCCCTCGTGTTCGGCCAGGTGGCCCTCCTGGCGCACGACGTCGCGCACCGCCAGGTCTTCCGGCTCCGCAAGCCCAGTGAACTGTCCGGGCGCATCGCCGGGAACCTCGGCATCGGCATGGGCTACGGCTGGTGGCAGGACAAGCACACGCGCCACCACGCCAACCCCAACCACGAGGACCTCGACCCCGACCTCGATCCGGACATCCTGGTGTGGACCCAGGACCAGGCCCGGGCCGCCACGGGACTGCCGCGGATCCTGGGCCGCCACCAGGCGCTCCTGTTCTTCCCGCTGCTCACGCTCGAGGGCTTCAATCTGCACGTGGCCGGGGTGCGGTCACTGGCCGACCCGTCCCTCAAGAACCGTGCCTGGGAAGGCGCCCTGCTGCTCACGCACCTGGCGGCCTATCTCGGTGCGCTGTTCCTGGTGCTGTCGCCCGTCAGGGCCATCGTGGTTCTCGTCGTCCACCAATGCCTCTTCGGCGTCTACCTCGGCTCGATCTTCGCCCCGAACCACAAGGGCATGCCGGTGCTGCGGGGCACCGACCGCCCGGACTTCCTGCGCCGTCAAGTGCTGACCTCGCGCGACGTACGGGGCGGCCGTTTCACCGACATCGCTCTCGGCGGCCTGAACTACCAGATCGAGCACCACCTCTTCCCGAGCATGCCGAGCCCGCACCTGCGCCGGGCCCAGGCCATCGTCCGCAGCCACTGCCAGGAACTGGGTGTCAGCTACCTGGAGACCAGCCTGATCGGTTCCTACCGGCAGACGCTCGCCAGCCTTCACGACGCAGGCGCCCCCATCCGGCAGCGTCGTCGCCGGGCCGAGGAGGCGCAGAAACCCTCGTCCGAGGCCTGA
- a CDS encoding STAS domain-containing protein: protein MSTLTITARDAATGPVLEIAGDLDYDQAPRLRQIVTTLALEPGQCLVLDLSRIQFCDSSGITALIVARNHAVAAQAEIALVAVPDNTIRILRIVGLDRVFTIHPDVETATAQGPTADGAP from the coding sequence ATGAGCACCTTGACGATCACGGCCCGAGACGCCGCCACCGGACCCGTACTGGAAATCGCGGGCGACCTCGACTACGACCAGGCCCCCCGCCTTCGACAGATCGTGACGACTCTCGCCCTGGAACCGGGACAGTGCCTGGTCCTGGACCTTTCCCGCATACAGTTCTGCGACTCCAGCGGTATCACCGCCCTCATCGTCGCCCGCAATCACGCCGTGGCCGCCCAGGCCGAGATCGCCCTGGTGGCCGTCCCCGACAACACGATCCGCATCCTGCGCATCGTCGGCCTCGACCGGGTCTTCACCATCCACCCCGACGTCGAGACGGCCACGGCGCAAGGACCGACCGCCGACGGCGCGCCGTAA
- a CDS encoding PP2C family protein-serine/threonine phosphatase, which produces MGRTAHNPERPEDEESATDAVFSSLLEDTAEELYESAPCGYLSTLMDGTIARINTTLLDWVGLTREQVVGRRRFTDLLTIGGKLYHETHFAPLLRMQGKISEIALELKAAGGGRLPVLVTSSVKKSGDGEPILIRTTLFDARQRRAYEGELLRERQVAEEARRQAEADRERLREALVVLQQSLLPAALPAVPGMEAASYYHTASVDRLGGDFYDLFPLDDKRWAFFLGDVCGKGPQAAAVTSLTRYTLRAAALHDPDPVAALSTLNTVLHQRFTGGDPRYCTAIFGVMEPDPATATVAVRLASGGHPPALVVRADGRADYLPTPGGLLIGILPAPHFTAAETTLGPGDSLLLYTDGLTEARVGENRELYGEDALRTFIAGLARGGTHELIAALTGLLDGFGEGLDDDTALLALGVPHPIPVAREHDLT; this is translated from the coding sequence ATGGGCCGAACCGCCCACAATCCGGAGCGACCCGAGGACGAGGAGTCGGCCACCGACGCGGTGTTCTCCTCCCTGCTGGAGGACACCGCGGAGGAACTCTACGAATCCGCCCCCTGCGGCTACCTGTCCACCCTGATGGACGGCACCATCGCCAGGATCAACACGACGCTCCTGGACTGGGTCGGCCTCACACGCGAGCAGGTCGTGGGACGCAGACGCTTCACCGACCTGCTCACGATCGGTGGCAAGCTCTACCACGAGACGCACTTCGCGCCGCTCCTGCGGATGCAGGGAAAGATCAGCGAGATTGCGCTGGAGCTCAAGGCAGCGGGCGGCGGGCGCCTCCCGGTCCTGGTCACCTCCAGCGTGAAGAAGAGCGGCGACGGCGAGCCGATACTGATCCGCACCACCCTCTTCGACGCCCGCCAGCGCCGCGCCTACGAAGGCGAACTGCTCCGCGAGCGTCAGGTGGCGGAGGAAGCCCGCCGACAGGCCGAAGCGGACCGGGAGCGACTGCGGGAAGCACTCGTGGTGCTCCAGCAGAGCCTGCTCCCCGCCGCCCTGCCCGCGGTGCCCGGCATGGAAGCGGCCTCTTACTACCACACCGCCTCCGTCGACCGGCTCGGCGGAGATTTCTACGACCTGTTCCCGCTGGACGACAAGCGCTGGGCGTTCTTCCTCGGAGACGTGTGCGGCAAAGGACCCCAGGCTGCCGCCGTGACCTCCCTGACCCGGTACACCCTGCGCGCCGCAGCGCTCCACGACCCCGATCCCGTAGCCGCACTGTCCACCTTGAACACCGTGCTGCACCAGCGGTTCACGGGCGGGGACCCGCGCTACTGCACGGCGATCTTCGGTGTGATGGAACCCGACCCCGCCACCGCCACGGTGGCCGTGCGCCTGGCGTCCGGCGGCCATCCCCCCGCGCTCGTCGTCCGCGCGGACGGCCGGGCCGACTACCTCCCCACCCCCGGCGGCCTCCTCATCGGAATCCTGCCGGCCCCCCACTTCACCGCTGCCGAGACCACGCTCGGCCCCGGCGACTCCCTCCTCCTCTACACCGACGGCCTCACCGAGGCCCGCGTCGGCGAGAACCGCGAACTCTACGGCGAGGACGCCCTGCGCACCTTCATCGCCGGCCTCGCCCGCGGCGGGACGCACGAGCTGATCGCCGCCCTCACCGGACTCCTGGACGGCTTCGGCGAAGGCCTCGACGACGACACGGCCCTACTGGCCCTCGGCGTGCCGCATCCCATCCCTGTTGCGCGAGAGCACGATCTGACATGA
- a CDS encoding alpha/beta fold hydrolase: protein MDILRRNNVKVSGSPGRPVVMLAHGFGCDQNMWNLVTPALAEDYQVVLFDYVGSGGSDPSAWSAERYGSLHGYARDVVEVCEALDLRDVAFVGHSVSAMIGVHAAAAAPERFSSMVMVGPSPCYIDDDTYRGGFSAEDIEELLQSLESNYLGWSAVMAPVIMANPERPELGDQLANSFCATDPAVARVFARTTFLSDSRADLKSVTVPTLVLECSQDVIAPREVGSYVHSAVAGSRLVTLDATGHCPQLSAPEATASAIRTFLRELR, encoded by the coding sequence ATGGATATTCTCCGCAGGAACAACGTGAAGGTCAGCGGCTCACCCGGCAGGCCCGTGGTGATGCTGGCCCACGGGTTCGGCTGTGACCAGAACATGTGGAACCTGGTGACCCCGGCGCTGGCCGAGGACTACCAGGTGGTGCTGTTCGACTACGTCGGATCGGGCGGCTCCGACCCGTCCGCCTGGAGTGCCGAACGCTACGGGTCGCTGCACGGCTATGCCCGCGACGTGGTCGAGGTGTGCGAAGCCCTGGACCTGCGGGACGTGGCCTTCGTGGGGCATTCGGTCAGCGCGATGATCGGCGTCCACGCCGCGGCCGCCGCCCCCGAACGGTTTTCCTCCATGGTGATGGTCGGCCCTTCCCCCTGCTACATCGACGACGACACCTACCGCGGCGGCTTCAGTGCCGAAGACATCGAGGAACTGCTCCAGTCGCTCGAGTCGAACTACCTCGGCTGGTCGGCCGTGATGGCGCCGGTGATCATGGCCAACCCGGAACGTCCGGAACTGGGGGACCAGCTGGCCAACAGCTTCTGCGCCACCGATCCGGCCGTCGCCCGTGTCTTCGCCCGCACCACGTTCCTCTCCGACAGCCGCGCCGACCTGAAGTCGGTGACCGTGCCGACGCTGGTGCTGGAATGCTCCCAGGACGTGATCGCGCCGCGTGAGGTCGGCAGCTACGTCCACTCGGCCGTCGCCGGAAGCCGCCTGGTCACCCTGGACGCCACGGGTCACTGTCCTCAGCTGAGCGCTCCCGAGGCCACCGCGTCAGCCATCCGCACCTTCCTGCGGGAGCTGCGGTGA